A single Nostoc cf. commune SO-36 DNA region contains:
- a CDS encoding relaxase/mobilization nuclease domain-containing protein — translation MIGKHIKGKSFRGLLNYLFGKDGARQIGGNMEGTNPRELAAEFGISRRLNPKVSRAVYHASLSLAHKESLDDETWDEIAQKYLQAMGFDMNQYVVVRHTDRTHEHIHIAASRIQLDGTTVSDSWDDRRSEAVIRKLEQEYNLQSVQPSWEKDKHSPTTGERRHIARTGEESVRVRLQRSLDQATNDHPTMPELIERCLRPASPTQQQGINVRVGYTRMGKVKGISYQLDGVAFSGTHLGKAYTFPGLQKHRGVNYSPKRDDKRIQKLMEQAVENPTLTVPPKQDDKRTKKLIEQTVENTVSSVFQTNSLSIPEPTNWEQIRLNLSQQYNLPNSLLTELYEKGWLYASLAGQAIFVERTLDDLPTLAKQLEPTGNFTAIPLNSETAKNGSFWIATDPTVKRAVLLSDPIEVLSVIALESAVDKEKRKPTLYWSVGDSEQLPLEFLRAIDTVVIAFKDNEKIEDLIAEILAELPQAKQVSPGEAGWNGMLTNNHLQPNQSRIPELQNWEL, via the coding sequence ATGATTGGCAAGCACATCAAAGGTAAAAGTTTTCGGGGACTGCTAAACTACCTCTTTGGCAAAGATGGAGCAAGACAAATCGGTGGGAATATGGAAGGAACAAACCCACGCGAACTAGCAGCTGAATTTGGTATATCTCGAAGATTAAACCCGAAGGTGAGCAGGGCTGTTTATCATGCTTCTCTCAGTTTGGCCCATAAAGAGAGTTTAGATGATGAGACTTGGGATGAAATCGCCCAAAAGTATCTGCAAGCAATGGGTTTTGATATGAACCAATATGTCGTAGTGCGGCATACTGACCGTACTCATGAACACATACATATTGCTGCCAGTCGCATTCAATTAGATGGCACTACAGTTTCTGATAGCTGGGACGATCGCAGAAGTGAAGCGGTAATTCGCAAGTTGGAGCAGGAATACAATTTGCAATCGGTGCAACCAAGTTGGGAAAAAGATAAGCACAGTCCAACTACTGGCGAACGTAGGCACATTGCCAGAACTGGAGAGGAAAGCGTTAGAGTGAGACTTCAGCGATCGCTCGACCAAGCAACAAACGACCATCCCACTATGCCAGAGTTAATAGAGCGATGCCTTCGGCCGGCTTCGCCAACGCAACAACAAGGTATTAATGTCCGCGTTGGTTATACTCGCATGGGCAAAGTCAAAGGCATTAGTTACCAACTTGATGGTGTGGCTTTTAGTGGTACGCATCTCGGTAAAGCATATACCTTTCCCGGTTTACAAAAGCATCGAGGTGTAAACTACAGTCCCAAGCGGGATGACAAACGCATCCAAAAACTGATGGAGCAAGCTGTTGAAAATCCCACACTAACAGTGCCCCCAAAACAAGATGACAAACGCACAAAGAAACTGATAGAGCAAACTGTTGAAAATACTGTGTCCTCTGTTTTTCAGACAAACTCCTTGTCTATACCAGAACCAACAAACTGGGAGCAAATACGCCTAAACTTAAGCCAGCAGTATAATTTACCTAATTCTCTGCTCACAGAACTGTATGAAAAGGGTTGGCTCTATGCAAGTCTTGCAGGTCAAGCAATATTTGTAGAACGCACACTCGATGATCTTCCAACTCTTGCCAAGCAGCTAGAACCAACAGGTAACTTCACCGCTATTCCCCTTAACTCTGAGACGGCGAAAAATGGTAGCTTCTGGATTGCTACAGATCCCACAGTAAAAAGAGCAGTGTTACTAAGTGACCCGATTGAAGTTCTCTCTGTCATTGCCTTAGAATCAGCTGTTGACAAAGAAAAGCGCAAACCTACATTGTATTGGAGTGTAGGCGATAGCGAGCAATTACCTCTAGAATTTTTGCGAGCGATCGATACAGTAGTCATCGCTTTTAAAGATAATGAGAAAATTGAGGACTTGATAGCTGAGATACTGGCTGAACTACCCCAAGCCAAACAAGTTTCTCCCGGTGAAGCAGGCTGGAATGGGATGTTAACTAACAATCACTTGCAACCCAACCAAAGCCGAATACCAGAGCTTCAAAATTGGGAACTTTGA
- a CDS encoding plasmid mobilization protein — protein sequence MRQKRSHRIDIRLTLAEYEKAQLMADENNLTMSELFRAKTLKNRLPRRVTKVAGQTYWELGKIGNNLNQIAKAINTSVLMGEPVVVDRALLSQVRDLVKQVRREIAEIDLITDLQDEA from the coding sequence ATGCGACAGAAACGCTCACACAGGATAGACATTAGACTGACTTTGGCAGAATACGAGAAAGCACAGTTAATGGCAGATGAAAATAATCTCACTATGAGTGAGTTGTTTCGTGCCAAGACTCTGAAAAATAGATTACCCAGGCGTGTCACCAAAGTAGCAGGCCAAACTTACTGGGAGTTGGGGAAAATAGGTAACAACCTCAACCAAATAGCTAAAGCAATCAATACTTCAGTACTCATGGGAGAACCTGTGGTCGTAGATAGAGCATTGTTGTCACAGGTAAGAGATTTGGTGAAACAGGTTCGCCGAGAGATTGCTGAAATTGATTTAATTACTGATTTACAAGATGAAGCATGA
- a CDS encoding DUF2207 domain-containing protein, with amino-acid sequence MRNSHTEELDLDDEFLDSVAARGKGLSQIPYPTLLDLAIRGKDDSFKARVWEIVVQTGLDPDDPAFLMMIATGRLQVLLEDNPKEMEAMFDLWQTQLYDHLQTYEKAAVKGQQKAIAQAVTGLIRRTEFERAIHSVPSLIAAGILLLIAAGVGGLVSVGGMSWYQSSHLDPAGPRQLTQAQANALEWATSNEGKFAHNLMQWNQDLLSRDQNGQLSCAKDVKRLGVTLEIGASSRKASSGFCTLWTSPTNQRQFVSKPRQP; translated from the coding sequence ATGAGGAATTCTCACACTGAAGAACTCGATTTAGACGATGAGTTTTTGGATTCAGTAGCTGCTAGAGGCAAAGGACTGAGCCAAATTCCTTACCCAACTTTACTAGATTTAGCCATTCGAGGTAAAGATGATTCATTTAAAGCTAGGGTTTGGGAAATAGTAGTCCAAACCGGACTTGATCCTGATGACCCAGCATTTCTGATGATGATTGCTACCGGCAGGCTACAAGTCCTATTGGAAGACAATCCCAAAGAAATGGAAGCAATGTTTGACCTGTGGCAAACGCAGCTTTATGACCATCTCCAGACATATGAAAAGGCAGCAGTAAAAGGTCAGCAAAAAGCGATCGCTCAGGCTGTGACGGGATTAATTAGGCGTACTGAATTTGAGCGTGCTATTCATTCAGTTCCCTCTTTAATTGCTGCGGGAATACTGCTATTAATTGCAGCTGGAGTGGGTGGACTAGTAAGTGTAGGTGGAATGTCCTGGTATCAATCTAGTCATCTAGATCCTGCTGGGCCACGCCAACTCACACAAGCCCAAGCCAATGCTTTGGAATGGGCAACCAGTAATGAAGGTAAGTTTGCTCACAATCTAATGCAATGGAATCAAGATTTGCTCAGTCGTGACCAAAACGGTCAACTTTCTTGTGCTAAGGATGTCAAGCGTTTGGGAGTAACGCTGGAAATTGGAGCAAGTAGCAGAAAAGCCTCATCCGGGTTCTGCACGTTATGGACATCACCTACCAATCAGCGCCAGTTTGTATCTAAACCGCGTCAACCTTGA
- a CDS encoding mobilization protein produces MAAIHFVDGEKGGVGKSLFARVMVQYCIDNKLSYELVEADQSNPDVGAFYPDNHKIAVFSESERKAYDADEIFNLALTTSVIVNLPAQVYPAVTDWIERNQILEITGKNKVKIYKWFVCSGGYDSVQLFIQSLERFENKIKHIFVRNCGLCDDWKHVDGRKDLQDLIKAYKVAVINFPKFSYRERDILDANQINFSAARDYGELGVLGKQRLHSFLKKASEEIDQAKIWNLPAASITSPTEKVDDANVNGKVATKK; encoded by the coding sequence ATGGCAGCAATTCACTTCGTTGATGGTGAAAAAGGTGGAGTTGGCAAGTCTTTATTTGCACGGGTTATGGTGCAATACTGCATTGACAATAAACTCTCTTATGAGTTGGTAGAAGCAGACCAAAGTAATCCAGACGTGGGAGCATTTTACCCAGACAATCATAAAATAGCAGTTTTTAGCGAATCAGAGCGTAAAGCTTATGATGCTGATGAAATTTTTAATTTAGCACTCACAACTTCTGTAATTGTCAATTTACCTGCTCAAGTATACCCAGCAGTAACTGATTGGATTGAACGTAATCAAATCCTAGAAATTACCGGGAAAAATAAGGTCAAAATATATAAGTGGTTTGTTTGTAGTGGTGGATATGACAGTGTTCAATTATTTATTCAATCTCTTGAACGCTTTGAAAACAAGATTAAGCATATCTTTGTACGCAATTGTGGTTTATGCGATGACTGGAAACACGTAGATGGACGTAAGGATTTACAGGATTTAATCAAAGCTTATAAAGTAGCTGTCATCAATTTTCCTAAGTTCAGCTATCGAGAGCGGGATATCCTTGATGCCAATCAGATAAATTTTTCTGCGGCTAGAGATTATGGAGAGTTAGGTGTATTGGGTAAGCAGCGATTACACAGTTTTCTGAAAAAAGCTTCTGAGGAAATTGATCAAGCTAAAATTTGGAACCTTCCGGCAGCTTCAATTACTTCTCCAACAGAAAAAGTTGATGATGCTAATGTCAACGGCAAAGTTGCTACCAAGAAGTAA
- a CDS encoding prokaryotic E2 ligase family D protein — translation METSIETTLNDTTSTAILSGEILRAILADPPRKSPVIQAELLFLDGIYIFHHRDKEIPEAHIYKCISPAALRTAFSNEPIDTGWMEPGIVRWGTGSTDTYLVKFIPPANYTINCDELGSLTVPLPAMVFVGKGLKYWVWAIKDKEFTPQSPAFHVPLPNVYSSGQVCWGVNEPPAANGLSINHAWNLFISSIFTNHLTIRKSQKYRNDVRQQLLKLHKRCRRSTYPVSDLVPIGNQKSVAMLVQEILDEPIA, via the coding sequence ATGGAAACAAGCATCGAAACCACATTAAACGACACTACATCCACAGCAATTCTATCCGGCGAGATTCTACGAGCAATTTTGGCAGACCCTCCCCGGAAATCTCCAGTCATTCAAGCAGAATTGCTATTTCTGGATGGTATTTATATATTTCACCACCGAGACAAAGAAATTCCCGAAGCTCATATTTACAAATGTATCTCACCCGCAGCCCTGAGAACTGCCTTCAGCAATGAACCCATTGATACCGGTTGGATGGAACCGGGAATTGTGCGTTGGGGTACGGGTAGTACAGACACATATTTGGTAAAATTCATACCACCAGCCAATTATACAATTAACTGCGATGAACTCGGTTCTTTAACTGTTCCGCTACCTGCAATGGTGTTTGTGGGCAAGGGATTAAAATATTGGGTTTGGGCAATTAAAGACAAGGAATTTACTCCTCAATCACCAGCCTTTCATGTGCCATTACCGAATGTCTATAGTTCTGGACAAGTGTGCTGGGGAGTGAACGAACCACCTGCTGCTAATGGTCTATCAATTAACCATGCTTGGAATTTGTTTATTTCCAGTATTTTCACCAACCATTTAACAATAAGGAAGTCACAAAAATACCGCAACGATGTTCGTCAGCAACTTCTAAAACTGCACAAAAGATGCAGACGTTCAACCTATCCTGTATCTGACCTTGTGCCTATCGGCAATCAAAAAAGTGTTGCTATGCTTGTGCAGGAAATCCTTGATGAACCCATTGCTTGA
- a CDS encoding response regulator has product MGDIRVAIIEDHSLTRIGMRSSLNEQEGIQVVGDEATASDGLKLLQSTKPDIAIIDIGLPDRDGISLVQQFRESLVSETPAQTKIMMLTSFAKEQMVLAAFAAGADSYCVKTIKFELLLEALHMTHEGQSWIDPAIARIVLKHTRQSPAAVVKPKPNTTQTVTISAIDPEQASILEADPLTKREQQVLELIVQGYSNNEIAQKLYLSLGSVKVYVRGVLNKLCASDRTQAAVLALRAGLLN; this is encoded by the coding sequence ATGGGAGATATTCGAGTAGCAATTATTGAAGACCACAGCTTAACGCGGATTGGGATGCGTAGTTCTCTCAATGAGCAAGAAGGTATTCAAGTCGTGGGTGATGAAGCTACAGCGTCGGATGGGTTGAAACTGCTCCAAAGTACAAAACCAGACATAGCAATCATCGATATTGGCTTGCCGGATAGAGACGGGATATCTCTGGTGCAGCAGTTTCGGGAATCTTTAGTGTCAGAAACACCAGCACAGACAAAAATAATGATGCTCACTTCCTTTGCCAAAGAGCAGATGGTATTGGCAGCGTTTGCAGCTGGGGCAGACTCTTATTGTGTGAAGACAATTAAGTTTGAGTTGTTGCTGGAAGCGCTGCACATGACTCATGAAGGTCAGTCGTGGATTGACCCAGCGATCGCTCGTATTGTTCTTAAGCATACTCGTCAATCTCCGGCGGCTGTGGTAAAACCGAAACCGAATACTACTCAGACAGTGACGATCTCTGCAATTGACCCAGAGCAAGCAAGCATTCTGGAAGCAGATCCACTGACAAAGCGGGAACAGCAAGTCTTGGAGTTAATTGTCCAAGGCTATAGCAATAACGAGATTGCCCAGAAACTCTATCTCAGCCTGGGAAGTGTAAAAGTATATGTACGTGGGGTTTTGAACAAGCTTTGTGCAAGCGATCGCACCCAAGCAGCTGTATTAGCGTTGCGGGCTGGTTTGCTTAATTAA
- a CDS encoding ParM/StbA family protein, translated as MSNLIVSFDPGASLTKIVYELATEGKPCLMTMEPEMLKLPQSSIDAYMSSRKGLESSKPADEAWVSNPADGDTQCTVVGFLARQFSASARLDKLKYETSIHKALAVIGAIAQHNKLPNRFSLSLTSLLPYGEYQNRQAFEQQLQSALKDFRFRGQRLRVKLERFECLPEGAGLAMIRQRQNGKEWFNAQTIAVLMFGHRNTSLLLFERGKMTAGYTNGLGFHQMVKRVIERTSGQDATALTSAIYAAGSDITPDNQAIRTLVKSREPKNIDYELQMIVNAIATAKAEYWSRLYDWLESTLPAVNEVILSGGAALYLEQELQDCFQEISTYWGADLQQQVQEVFKDKSNDYYRTFREQEALSFRLIDAFGLFMRFRAQMEKVA; from the coding sequence ATGTCAAACCTGATAGTCAGTTTTGACCCTGGTGCTTCCTTGACCAAGATTGTTTACGAACTAGCAACTGAAGGCAAACCATGTTTGATGACAATGGAACCAGAGATGCTGAAGTTGCCTCAAAGTTCGATTGACGCTTATATGTCAAGTCGCAAGGGTCTTGAATCTTCTAAACCAGCAGATGAAGCCTGGGTGTCAAATCCTGCGGATGGTGATACACAATGTACGGTAGTTGGATTCCTCGCACGGCAGTTTTCAGCATCTGCTAGACTCGATAAGCTCAAGTACGAAACCTCAATTCACAAAGCCTTGGCGGTTATTGGTGCGATCGCTCAACACAACAAATTGCCTAACAGGTTTTCACTATCACTGACCTCACTACTGCCTTATGGTGAATATCAAAATCGCCAAGCATTTGAGCAACAGTTGCAGTCTGCACTCAAGGATTTTAGGTTTCGGGGTCAAAGGTTACGGGTGAAACTGGAGCGATTCGAGTGCTTACCCGAAGGTGCGGGATTGGCAATGATTCGCCAACGCCAGAATGGTAAAGAATGGTTCAACGCCCAAACCATTGCAGTGCTAATGTTCGGGCATCGCAATACCAGCCTTCTATTATTTGAACGGGGCAAGATGACGGCGGGTTACACCAATGGCCTGGGCTTTCACCAAATGGTAAAGCGAGTAATTGAGCGCACATCTGGACAGGATGCTACTGCTTTGACCTCTGCCATCTATGCAGCCGGTTCAGATATCACACCTGACAACCAAGCAATTCGCACTCTGGTCAAAAGCAGAGAACCTAAAAATATTGATTATGAATTGCAGATGATTGTTAATGCCATTGCTACTGCTAAAGCTGAGTATTGGTCTAGGCTTTACGATTGGCTGGAATCAACTTTACCTGCCGTGAACGAGGTAATTCTGAGTGGTGGCGCAGCATTGTACTTAGAGCAAGAGTTGCAAGACTGCTTTCAAGAAATTTCAACTTATTGGGGTGCTGACTTACAGCAACAGGTACAAGAAGTATTCAAGGATAAAAGTAATGATTATTACCGCACTTTCCGAGAGCAGGAAGCTTTGTCGTTTAGGTTGATTGATGCGTTTGGTTTGTTTATGCGGTTTAGAGCGCAGATGGAAAAAGTAGCATGA
- a CDS encoding siphovirus Gp157 family protein: MNLALAQQSLAGLSQTAAHLWEQLTNCQTPEEEAAIITAIWKTQKVQEEVVDIQAELALQLDAEIAAIKQRLEHLKSVHQSALLRLERWRQKLDETILEQTAAGILPEQMIGNSLRITIQENPPSCEVLIDAEQLSPKYRREKTVYSADKKAIIAAWKKGIPVDGTHIQRKRRVLYALTATAIHDFKDSLLT, translated from the coding sequence ATGAATTTAGCACTCGCTCAACAATCCTTAGCAGGACTTTCCCAAACTGCTGCTCATCTCTGGGAACAGCTAACCAATTGCCAGACTCCTGAAGAGGAAGCTGCTATCATCACCGCTATTTGGAAAACTCAGAAAGTTCAGGAAGAAGTTGTTGATATCCAAGCAGAACTGGCATTACAACTGGATGCTGAAATAGCGGCTATTAAGCAACGACTAGAACATCTAAAATCTGTACATCAATCAGCACTCTTGAGACTAGAACGCTGGCGACAAAAATTAGATGAAACTATTTTAGAACAAACCGCTGCCGGAATTCTACCTGAGCAAATGATTGGTAATTCACTTCGCATCACAATTCAAGAAAATCCGCCAAGTTGTGAAGTGCTGATAGATGCAGAACAATTGTCTCCAAAATACCGCAGAGAAAAGACTGTTTACTCAGCAGACAAGAAAGCTATCATTGCTGCTTGGAAGAAAGGTATTCCTGTAGATGGCACTCACATCCAGCGTAAGCGCCGAGTTCTCTATGCTTTGACAGCAACAGCAATTCACGACTTCAAAGACTCGCTTTTAACTTAG
- a CDS encoding ThiF family adenylyltransferase, which yields MPFPSPILISNLTNRNMELNLDLANASPVVTVNYSKIELWLVGCGGTGSWLAPSLIRLGRVLSQQGKQVKLYFVDPDRVESANVFRQCFCDAEIGLNKAKTLALRYSLAWKMEVTAIAQPFHPEWIVPSYNTLIVVTACVDNAKARESIAQVLQHNTDRPAPHIWHLDCGNSKRSGQVLLGSHLSTNSNDYDFEALGCFRLPAPIIQQPDLLVPQPEELADNNLSCEQMALLNSQSLSINQRVAAEAFDYLLQLTTGKLRRFATYFDLGSGSGKSLYTTQVSIMQAILLGHSCATPNSPS from the coding sequence ATGCCTTTCCCCTCACCGATACTTATATCAAATTTAACCAACCGTAATATGGAGCTAAATCTTGATTTGGCAAATGCTTCTCCTGTCGTGACTGTCAACTACTCGAAGATAGAACTGTGGCTAGTTGGGTGCGGTGGTACTGGTTCTTGGTTGGCTCCTTCTTTGATTCGGTTAGGCAGAGTTCTTTCTCAGCAAGGTAAACAGGTGAAACTTTACTTTGTTGATCCCGATCGCGTTGAGTCAGCTAACGTTTTCCGCCAGTGCTTCTGTGATGCAGAAATTGGACTCAACAAAGCCAAAACTCTGGCGCTGCGCTACTCCCTGGCTTGGAAGATGGAAGTTACAGCGATCGCTCAACCTTTTCATCCCGAATGGATTGTCCCCAGTTACAATACCCTGATTGTTGTCACTGCTTGCGTAGATAATGCCAAAGCCAGAGAGTCAATTGCCCAAGTACTTCAGCACAATACTGATCGCCCTGCCCCTCACATTTGGCATTTGGATTGCGGTAACTCCAAGCGTAGTGGTCAGGTACTATTAGGTTCTCATCTGTCTACTAACTCCAATGACTATGATTTCGAGGCTTTGGGCTGCTTTCGCTTACCTGCGCCAATCATACAGCAACCCGACCTACTGGTTCCACAACCAGAAGAGTTGGCAGACAACAACTTGTCCTGTGAACAAATGGCTTTGCTCAATAGCCAGTCCTTGAGCATTAACCAGCGTGTTGCTGCTGAGGCGTTTGATTATTTATTGCAATTGACGACGGGGAAACTACGACGATTTGCTACTTATTTCGACTTAGGGAGTGGTAGCGGAAAATCCCTGTATACAACGCAAGTCAGTATTATGCAGGCGATTCTCCTGGGTCACTCCTGTGCGACACCGAATAGCCCGTCGTAG